The window TGTTGTACGCATGATATATTTCAAATACTAAGAAATGTGGCTACCAATTATCTTGTTTACAAGGTTTGGGACTGGATCTTCTAATGAAAAGATGGAGGAACAGAAGAAGAAGTCCAGGGCTGAGAGGTGCGTGATATACACTTAATTACCTATGATGCACTTGCATGTTTTTTACTCCCCCAAATTGTGAACTGATACGTACTGACATTAATTTGCAGGTTTGGCCTTCCCACGCCCTCCTCTGATGATACCGAGGCTAAGAAAAAAGCCCGCTTAGAGCGATTTGGTCAGAGCACAGAAGTTGGCAAGGCGGAAGAAGAGAAGCGAAAGGCACGGGCCCTTAGGTAGATGAATGCGGCGCTGTCATGCCTTCTTCTGACCAGAACCCAAACCTAACAAGTAGCAGCAAGCTATATCTAACATCTCTTAACTACTATGCCAGGTTTGCCGGAGCAGCACCTAGTGGGTCATCTGAAGGAAAGGACAAAGACACCTCCAAGCCGGTATGTCCTCCACTCTATGGCATGTCTTTTGTGTAGAACTTGTGCTTCATGTTTGTTGTTGTAATTCATTGTCTTCCTCTTGCCCTCTGTACATGTGTAACACAGGACGCGGCTACCGTAGCTGGCACGGCATGATGGAAAACAGTCCCTGCCTTTTGAGGTTAGATTAAATACGCTCTTATCATCATACAATAGCATTTGTTTCCATGATGTGGTATTGGCCGCTGTTATATGTATATCCCATAACATGAAAATAATCAATTCCATCTTCTTGCAGGGTCGTCTCAAATACGCCCCTCGAGACGTCGGTGAAGCCGTAGTTTGTACAAGACTAACAACGCCAATGGCGTCGATGTTGTCGGAGCCATTCGTGTGCTGTTTACTGTGTAGCGCTTGATGACTTCCTTGCTGTACTCCGCTGGGAGCCATTTGAGTGCTGTTTACCGTGTAGCACTCGAGTAGTTCCTTGCTGTACTCGCTGGCAGCATAGTCTGTTTGCTGCTTGGTCTGGGGACACCTGTGTACTACGGTACTTCGTTTCCCTTTGTAGTGATACTACTTCTTAGCCATGTGTGTACTCGTGTCTGTTTAGTTTTTGTGCTTGCATTATTCGATTCTGATGCATGCTATATGCGTCCACGGTATCTGAATGTCTGCTAAGTGCGCATCCAGTGCATAAATGGTCCACTGTAGAAAAGCTACGGGGAGACggccagtttttttttttttttgcgcatAGGGGAGCCAGCCAAGTTAATTGCTACTCCCGCCGTTTGCAAATActgcctcctttggtttagaggaatttcataagaattctagaggatagggtttttataggattttttcctttagagccctttggttcatagaaaTGGATTCTTATTCCTGCATAGGATTGGTTCTTATCCtttacatttcataggaaaataaaaaggaGTCTAAATTCAATGGAAAAATttctttggtgtcaaccaaatgacatcttgttttctattcctactcataggatttgatatacatgtcatctcatttcctacaagattcctatttctataataatcctatcctatgaaccaaaaaagGCCTAAGGGAGCGTTCGGCTCCTCTGGCTCGGCTCCCGGAGCGGACCAGACTACTACAACTCACTTTGATGGAACTGCCAAAACCGAGCTCCCCAACTCTGCGAAGCGGAGATATTTTAAACAGGGCCTAAGATGTTTTaacatttcaatatggactacgtatgaactgaaatgagtgaacaaatacaTTAAGGCGTTTGGTAGCCCGCATATACCCCGACAAGCCCGTGCAGGAAGAAAATGAAAATGGCCTGGGCCTGCATCCAGAGCAAAGCTCAAATTGGCGATTTTTGTGGAGCTAGGCCCGAGCAGTGCAACCCTAGACACGCAGGTGTGGGCGGTTGCACGCATGGATGCATTCTCGAGAAGTCGCGTTACCAGACGCGTCGTCATAATTACCCTCACCTTCCTTCCTCATTGCTCTCTCCCCTCTTCTCCACTCACACCGGCGACGGTGACCACCAGAGAGACAGCTGGACGATCCAAGACGGCGGCTACCATCGGAGCGACTGCAGACCTCCACCGGAGCGCATCGGCCATGGTGGTAAATCCTCGCCTTCTCTGTAGATTACTGTTTTCGACTCGGGCTAGATTAGATTTGAGCACGCGATTGAAAAGTTAGGGAGGGGAATGAACACATCGGGGGTGGAGAATTGGATTAAAACACTGCCATGGATCGATCCTAGACTTCTAGGGTTCATAGGTCATTTTTAGATTACATCGGGGTGGGGATTGGGGtacaaactttcttgtctagccgcgGCGATCCTGGAGTCCGTACCAAGCCACTTCTACAAGGTTATCCTTGGTCTGGAGAGTCTGCCAATGCATCTAGAGTTCACCAAGCACTTCCCTGCCGTCCCTGCAGAGTTCAAGCTCAAGACGAACACCGGCTGCGCATGGAGGGTGACGGTGAGGGTGATCAATGGCAGGGTCATCCTTGATCAGGGGTGGGCCACCTTCCGCTTCGTTCACCAGGTCATTATCGGGTACATGCTGACATTCAAGCAGCTGACCCCCGACAGCATGAAGATGATCGTCTTCAATGACGAGGGCGTGGATGTGGTCACCAAATGCAAGAAGCATAACAACGCTTTCGCTGTCACCGCCTGAGCTGTTGCTCGTTCCTTGTTGGTTGTTGGTTTAAGACTTGGGTTTCGTTTACAACTTATCATACTTTGTTGGCTTAAAACTTGTGATCCGTGGTTAAGACTTGTGTTTGTGCCTAAGTTTATTTTGTTGCTCTAGTTTAGTTCTTCATGTGTGCCTCTAACAACCTCACCATATCAAGGAAAAGGTTACCACACAACTGTCCTGGATGTAACCAAACAACTGGAGTTATGTTTCTCCTGAAATAAGTTTGCAACCAAACAGCAAACCTTCCGTTTCGGCACGTGCATGCTAGAGAGGATACATGCAGCCAATCAATATGCAGATGTTAATTTTTTGTCTGCATATGCTCAGTCAGACccaattaggacaagtatgcaaagTGTTTAAAAGCGATGCAgataaccaaacgcatcctaaaatGTATCTAGATTCAGAAAAATgttggaacatcttatatttgtgaacaagGGTGTATTAGTCATCCCTTTGCTTTCGAACACTAGTAAACAACACATGGAATCCACTTTTCATATAAATATATACAACCACTACAACGTGTCACACGAGTAAAGCCTTATTCCAACATATACTCCCAACGCTGTAGATAAATACACCAGTGCAAGTGTAAGCGCAAGTGCAACACACTTGAGCTTCCGTTTCTCGGGATGCTTTTGAGAGCatcgcaacaacaacaacaaaagatgCCTTTGAGACCAGAACAGAACAGGCTCGGTCAGTGGCCGCATAGCTCTCGGTGCGCGACGAGCCCCTCCGACCTCCTCTGGATGGTGTAGCGCAGCTGCTCCTTGACCTGCCGCAGCGCCAGCAGGACCGACTGCACGTCGTTGCCGCCGACGCTCGTCGCTCTCGGCTGGGGGTCCGCCAGGACCATGGCGAGCCCGTCCTTCTCTTCTTTCTCCTTCTCCTTGGTCTCGGCCGGCTCTGCGCTGTAGTGCGGGTTGTCCACCAGCACCAGCGCGAGCCTGTCGTCCTCCTCGTCGCGGTAGCTCGCTTCGGATTTCGACGAGCCGCTGGACGCTCCAGGCTGCTCTTCTCTCCTCCTGCAGTGAAAAATTCCGTTAGTTATGCACAGCACAATCGGTATGATGGTGCAGAAACATAGTGGGTGCTATAAAAAGAGATGCACAGACGCATCTACTCTAGTGGAGTAAGAATCAATGGAGAGGCGTAACAAACTACACAACGGCTTCCTATCCTGGTAATTAAAAAGGTCCGGAACACAAAAAAAGGGAAGCTGAAGTACTACAGATGAGCACAACGCCGACAATACGTCTGTCTCCTTTTCTGTACTATATAAACGCAATTATTCCACTGACATAGGCATGCAGTGCATACTATTCCCTCCATACCTAAGGCTGGTCGGtaatatcatagctagtatcatgcataccAATtagacaattttgatgaggtgtcatagcattaaatgaagaaaaagaggatgcaatatcatattatgataccgtatcataataaatgttatgctactttgtgtcatgcatagcaataaataaagtagtacatgatattaatatatgatactatgcattaggaagATAGTATCATACACCAGTATCATATGCATAATACTAATatattagtatatgatactccccgttACAACCAGCCTAACATTAAAAACATGATGAAAACACACATGTGAAAAAAGAGGAAACGTACTAGCCTAATTCCTGTCGGAGAAAGGTAAAACTCTGCACAAACTTAGGAGTAATCTGGAAACTCCTAGGAGAAAAGGCTAATTATCCCTATAGCAAATAATCAATCAACTGTTTTTAACTTTTTTTAACAACCAGTAAAATGGCACTCATTGTAAACCTGCACGCCGCGTACCTCACTGAATCACGATCGACGTCACCAGCGGCGTCACCGGAACCGCACTTCTCGGCGTCGTCAGAGTCCTCCGTGCGGCTCTCCTCCTTGCAGGCGCCAGAGCCGGACTGCTCGGACACGACGGAGAACCAGCTCCCGTCCTGGGAGGAGTTGGCCTGAGTGCAGGAACCGGCCGAGGAGCCCTTGACGCTCTCGCCGTCCCATCCCTTGTCCTCGCCGCCCGCGCGAGGGTCTGACAGCACCGAATCGACGGTGCTCAGCGATACTGCAGGACCGTTGCTCTCCTCTGTCTCCGGCGCCgcctgttggccggagcaggcgttgGAGTTGGAGGAGAGCGAGCCGATGGAGCTCCCCACATCCAGAATCTTGAGGGACTCGAGCCTCTTGATGGCCCTCCTCAGCCTCCGCTCCGCCCTGTCCCTGATCTTGACCTCGTCGGAGAGCCGCTTCTCAAGCTCGTCCAACTGTCACCGAATCACAGAACAAAATTATAGCTGTACCGAACCAACAGTGTGAATTAAAGGGGTTGACGCATGGGTACGGAATGTGGACAGAGGAGAAGGGGTACCCTGGCGGCGAGCTGGTCGGCTTCCTCCTTGGCCGCCTTGGACGCCACCCTCTCGGCGAGCAGCCTCCCTCTGAGGCACTCCACCGTCCTCATACCGccggcgccgccctcgccgccgcccccattTCCCCTGCGATCCACACAAATGAGAGAAAAGGGTTCAGGAACTGATCCTCCTAGGATCCCCATTAAGACCCCCATCTACACGCAGCTCGAGAGCAGAGACAGCGCCGAGACCAAGGCGGCATCCGCGGATAAACAATCAAAGAATCTGTCCTAGAAACCGAGAAAGCACCCAGCTAGCAATCCAAGAAGGTGGCTGGCGAGTAGCGACCGACCTGCATTGCGTGGCCGGTTCAGACATTCCTCCCGGCCACCCCTGTCGACGCCGCGACCTCGCAGCGTATCCGAGCTCGGCAATggcaggggaaggggaaggggggaGAGAAGAGGTGTGCGTCCGTGTGTCGGCCTGCGCTTCCGCTAGATGGCGGCAGCACGCGGCGGTGGCTTTAGGCGCTTCTGCTAGCTGCACTGCGTCTGCATGCACGCTGCTGCTTTTGAGGTGAATGGCTCGGCAGGGTATGGCGGGGTGGTGCGGCGGTTGCTGAATTCGGAGGAGGCTTGAAGCGGAAGGTGTCTCCCTCTCCCACTCTCTCTACGATTGTTGCGGGCGTGAGAAGCGTCGAGGTCGAGAGGATGGTAGGAGGCAGGGATTTGACGGAGGATTTGAGATGACCACAGTGACGGGCGGCCGGCTCTGTCCGTGACTGCCACCCGTGAGGCGCGTTACTGGCGTCACCAGAGGCCTTCTTTCACTCTACTGTAGTAGTGGTAGTAGTACATTCTTCAGCATTTCACAGTTTTCTCCAACGTAGGAGTATTGCAAACTGAGAAGGATAATGATCCCATGGTTCACCTTCATAACTAAAACTCTGAATACAGGAGTCACATGAGAGGCGGTGTCGAAACCATAATACTATACAGTTGGCGTCAGCCAAGTGCCATGGCAACTCAACTCAACAAGCTCAGCCCTTGACTAGCTAACGGAGATTGCAAGGTGCATGTGGGACTGAGATTGTAACACTgattccactgataaaagaaaagaaaactggaTTAACAAAGAGATGGCCACAGGAGGGGACATGTGGGGTCTTGGCCTCGGGCCTCGTAATCTGCAATGTGGCAAGACTGATAACATAACAGAGGGAGGGCAGGCAGAAAGAAAGCCACGTGAAGGGCAGCGCTGCTCGCTCATTCAACCCGCTTGCGCTTGCTGTCGCTCGGCCCCATCACCTCACCTTGCCGCGTAGTACTATTATCTTTTGCCCGTGGGTTTTAGCAGTTCGTAGCAGCGCCCTCCCCGTGTTGTTGTTGTTATGCATGTGAATATATGTGATGATAATGCAAGAAAATTCAGGACGAGGACAAAGGCGAAAACGCTTGGGGCGTCCTTGTCGCGGTGCCTCACGAGCGGCCTGTGCTCCAACCGGACTGAATCGGAGAGGTAACC is drawn from Triticum dicoccoides isolate Atlit2015 ecotype Zavitan chromosome 4A, WEW_v2.0, whole genome shotgun sequence and contains these coding sequences:
- the LOC119285341 gene encoding protein MODIFIER OF SNC1 11-like produces the protein MASQDSKPAQVPAAAELTAPAAAAAGEAPNPTSPTAAQNPSAAAAGGAATDLEKKMRRAERFGTQVVMSEDEKRSSRAERFGTGSSNEKMEEQKKKSRAERFGLPTPSSDDTEAKKKARLERFGQSTEVGKAEEEKRKARALRFAGAAPSGSSEGKDKDTSKPDAATVAGTA
- the LOC119285342 gene encoding uncharacterized protein LOC119285342 yields the protein MSEPATQCRGNGGGGEGGAGGMRTVECLRGRLLAERVASKAAKEEADQLAARLDELEKRLSDEVKIRDRAERRLRRAIKRLESLKILDVGSSIGSLSSNSNACSGQQAAPETEESNGPAVSLSTVDSVLSDPRAGGEDKGWDGESVKGSSAGSCTQANSSQDGSWFSVVSEQSGSGACKEESRTEDSDDAEKCGSGDAAGDVDRDSVRRREEQPGASSGSSKSEASYRDEEDDRLALVLVDNPHYSAEPAETKEKEKEEKDGLAMVLADPQPRATSVGGNDVQSVLLALRQVKEQLRYTIQRRSEGLVAHRELCGH